Genomic DNA from Streptomyces diastaticus subsp. diastaticus:
AAGAACTGCCAGGACCTGCGGGTCGCGGTGATCGCCGCGCAGTGGCACGAGCAGGTCATGGACGGGCTGGTCGACGGCGCCCTGCGCGCCCTGGGCGAACTGGGTATCAGCGAGCCCACCCTGCTGCGCGTCCCCGGCAGCTTCGAACTCCCCGTCGTCGCCAAGGTGTTGGCCTCCCGGGGGTACGACGCGATCGTCGCCCTCGGCGTCGTCGTCCGCGGCGGCACCCCCCACTTCGAGTACGTGTGCCAGGGCGTCACCCAGGGCCTCACCCAGGTCTCGGTGGACACCGGCGTCCCCGTCGGCTTCGGCGTGCTCACCTGCGACACCGAGGAGCAGGCGCTCGACCGGGCCGGCATCGAGGGCTCCCGCGAGGACAAGGGCCACGAGGCGGTCACCGCCGCCGTGGCCACCGCGGCCGCGCTGCGGACCGTCGCCGAACCCTGGCGCTGACCGGTCCCAGGAAGCGCGTAGGGTGGGGGACACCATGTCCAAGAAGACGTTCGAGGAGCTCTTCACCGAGCTCCAGCAGAAGGCCGCGCACGGCGACCCCGGCACCTCCCGCACCGCCGAACTGGTGGACAAGGGAGTCCATGCCATCGGCAAGAAGGTCGTCGAAGAGGCCGCCGAGGTGTGGATGGCCGCCGAGTACGAGGGCAAGGAAGCCGCCGCCGAGGAGATCTCCCAGCTCCTGTACCACGTACAGGTGATGATGGTCGCCCGCGGCATCTCCCTCGACGACGTGTACGCCCATCTCTGAGCGCCCCACCCCGCGCTCCCGCACCACCTCCCCGTACCGCACTCTCCCGCACGAAGGGCCCGACCTCATGCTGCGCATCGCCGTCCCCAACAAGGGTTCCCTCTCCGGACCTGCGTCGGCGATCCTCCATGAGGCCGGCTACCAGCAGCGCAAGGAGTCCAAGGAACTCGTCCTGGTCGACCCGGTCAACGAGGTCGAGTTCTTCTACCTGCGCCCGCGCGACATCGCCATCTACGTCTCCACCGGCCGCCTCGACATCGGCATCACCGGCCGCGACCTGCTGGTGGACTCCGGCGCCGACGCGGAGGAAATCCTTCCGCTCGGCTTCGCCCGGTCCACCTTCCGCTTCGCCGCCCGTCCCGGGACCGCCGAGAGCGCCGAGGACCTCAAGGGCAGCGTCGTCGCCACCTCCTACGAGGGCATCGTCGCCCGGCACCTGGCCGAGCGCGGCGTCGACGCCTCCGTCGTCCACCTGGACGGAGCCGTGGAGACCGCCATCGAACTGGGCGTCGCGCAGGTCATCGCCGACGTGGTGGAGACCGGCACCTCGCTGCGCAACGCGGGCCTGGAGGTCTTCGGCGAGCCGATCATGCACTCCGAGGCGGTCGTCATCCGACGCACCGGCGCCGGCGCCGAGGACGCCGCCGAGCCGAAGGTGCAGCAGTTCCTCCGCCGCCTCCAGGGTGTCCTGGTCGCCCGGGCCTACGTGATGATGGACTACGACTGCCGCGCCGAGCACCTGGAGCGGGCCGTCGCCCTCACCCCCGGTCTGGAGTCGCCCACCGTCTCCCCGCTGCACAACGAGGGCTGGGTCGCGGTCCGCGCGATGGTCCCCGCCAAGGACGCCCAGCGGATCATGGACGACCTCTACGCCCTGGGCGCCCGCGCCATCCTCACCACCGCCATCCACGCCTGCCGGCTCTGAGCAGCCCCGGCACGACGGACCCCCGGAGCCAGCCATGAGCACCGAGCACGGCACCCCCGAACTCCCCGCGCTGCCGGTCGTCTTCCGGCCCGCGAAGACCAGGGCGGTGCTGATCGTCGCCGCGGTCGCGCTGTTCGTCGTGGTCAGCGCCGTCGCGCTGCTCCTGGACAGTCTCAGCCCGGCCGAGAAGACCAGCTTCGTCTTCACCGCCGCCCTGCTCGCGGGCATCCTGGTCCTGCTGGCCAGGCCCCGCGTGCGGGCCGACGAGGACGGGCTGACCGTCGTCAACATCACCCGGGTCCGGCGACTGGCGTGGGCGGAGATCGTCCGGGTCAACCTGCGCTCCGGGGACGCCTGGGTCTTCCTCGACCTGAGCGACGGCACCAGCATGCCCGCTCTCGGCATCCAGCCGGGCAACGGCCGGGCCGCCGCCGTCCGCGACGCCCGCGTCCTGCGGGCACTGGTCGACCGCCACTCCTCCGAGCTGCCCTCCGGCGGCTGAGAGTTTCCCGCCGCCGTCCGCCCGCCGCCGCTCTCAGAGCGGCGGCGGGTTCCGCGGACCGCGCCCCGACAGCACCTCGCCGTACGCCTGCATCAGGTCCGGCAGCCGGAGCGTCGACAGGTCCTCCCGGCCGGGGGACCGCGGGAAGCCGGTCAGCCGCAGGTCCCGGTAGGCGCAGCTCTTCTCGTACAGGGTGCGCAGGAAGCGGCCGTTGCCCAGCTCGTCGATCCAGCCCTGCTCCACCACGTGCCCGCTGATGGAACGCAGCTCCTCCAGCGCCTCCTCGTCCCAGCCGTCGCCGTTCTCCGCGGCCAGCACCCCGCCGATGGCGGTCAGTTCGGACGGCCGGTACGAGGGGAAGTCGACGCGGGTGGTGAAACGCGAGCCGAGTCCCGGGTTGGCGGTCAGCAACTGGTCCATGCCCTCCGGGTACCCGGCCAGGATCACCACCAGGCGGTCCCGGTTGTCCTCGGCCCGCTTCAGCAGCACCTGGAGCGCCTCGTCGCCGTAGGCGTCGCCGCGCCCGTAGGCCCCGTTGGAGAGGCTGTACGCCTCGTCGACGAAGAGCACCCCGCCGAGCGCCGAGTCGATCAGCTCGTTGGCCTTCACGGCGGTCTGGCCCAGGTACTCGCCGACCAGGTCGGAGCGCTGCGCCTCCACCAGGTGGTCCCCGCCGAGCAGCCCCAGCGCGTAGAAGACCCGGCCCAGGATGCGGGCCACCGTGGTCTTGCCGGTGCCGGAGGGGCCGGAGAAGACGAAATGGCGCTTCGGGGGCCGTACCGGCAACCCCTGCCCGGCCCGCAGCCGGGCCATGCTGAGCTGTGCCGACAAGGCTTTGACCTGACGTTTCACCGGCTCCAGCCCCACCATCCGCTCCAGCTCGGCGAGCGCCTGCTCGAGCGCCACCGGGTCGGCCGAGCCGGTCGGCAGCCACCCGCCGGCAGGCCGGGCGGAGGCCGGCTTCTCCCGCGCGGTCTCCGGCGGGACCGGGAGGGACACCGGGTCCGGGACGGCCTCCGTCCGCAGCTCGCGGCCGCCCGGCTCCGTGCCGGGGACCGGCTCCGCCTGCTCGGGGGCCTCCGTGTTCTGCGCCACCGCCACGGTGGAGAGGTCCACCGCGTCGGCCAGGTCGGCGTACCCGTCGCCCTCGGTGATGGCCGCCAGCCGGGCGGCGGTGTCCATGAAGGCGGGGTCCACCCGGTGCACGGCCCGGTACAGCGGCAGGGCGGCCGCCGACCGCCCGGTGCCCTCGTGGGCGCGGGCCAGCCAGTACCGCAGCTCCTTGCGCTGCGGCTGCTCGCTGCGGCAGCGCATCAGCGCAGCCGAGAGCAGCGGCTCGGCGTGCCCGAACATCTCCAGCCGGACCCGCGCCATGCCGCCGAACAGCCCCGCCTCGATGCCCAGCAGCGGATCCTCGCGCAACGGGTCGGTGTGCCGTACCAGTTGCTCCCAGTCCTTGACCAGGTAGGCCCGGCAGGCGTGCAGGAAGCGCACCTGCGGGTCGGCCTCGACCGGCGTCAGCCCCGCCAGTGCCCGGTCCAGCTCGGGCACGTGGCGCCCGTCGAGCCAGTGCGAGGCGTGCGCGAGTAGCAGGTCCCGGCCGCTCTCCAGTACGGGCTGTACCCACCAGCCGAGCCAGTACCAGGAGTTGAGGGTGCGGCGGTGGCGGGCGCGCTGCTCGCCGAAGCGGTCGCGATGCTCGTACATGTGCAGCAGCGCGGTGGTGGTGTCGATGCGCAGGGCGTGCAGCCCCAGCCAGCCGTCCGCCATCCGGGGGTCCAGCCGGACCGCCTCCCGGAACTCCTCCTCGGCCTGCGGGTACGCGCCCATCGTGTAGGCGTCGACCCCCCGCAGCCAGGCGAGGTCGGCCGGGGCCCGAGAGCCCTGCGTGCCGAAGTCCATCACGTCCCCCACAAACTGCCCCCTGGTGTCCCGCCGGCCTCGGCGGACGACTGCTGCTCCAGCCAACCACCTTCCCGCGCACGGTCGTTGTCCGCCGGGCGGCGAGCCGCCCGAGGTCGCACCGAGGGGCATCGTACCCGTGGGAGAGGGGTGGCCGAAGGGGAAGCGGCCGGGCCCGGGGCGCGGGGCGGCGGGGCCCGGCGGCCTCCGAGGTGACACCGGGTGATCAGGTGCTTGCGCAAAGCGGTACGAAGTGGCGGCGCGGGCAGAACGAAGCCCCCGGTCACGGGGGAACAACCGGGGGCTTCGTGTCGGTGGGAGCGGTCGCGCGCGACCGCTCCCACAGAACGTATGACCTGCACGGGGCCCTGGTCAAGCGGTCGCGCGCTCTTGCTGACGGCCTCTCAGCCGAGATCGGCGCAGCGCGGACGCGCCGTCACCCACGGTCACCGGCACGGCGGTCGAGGTGACCGCGGCCGGGGCCGGAAAGAAGTGCCGGTTCCGCCGCGCCGTGCCGCACCAGGGTGTCGGCGAAGGGCCGCGAGGGGTCCGAGGCGAAGTGCCGCCGCTCGGCCGGCA
This window encodes:
- the ribH gene encoding 6,7-dimethyl-8-ribityllumazine synthase — encoded protein: MSGKGAPELSVKNCQDLRVAVIAAQWHEQVMDGLVDGALRALGELGISEPTLLRVPGSFELPVVAKVLASRGYDAIVALGVVVRGGTPHFEYVCQGVTQGLTQVSVDTGVPVGFGVLTCDTEEQALDRAGIEGSREDKGHEAVTAAVATAAALRTVAEPWR
- a CDS encoding phosphoribosyl-ATP diphosphatase, whose protein sequence is MSKKTFEELFTELQQKAAHGDPGTSRTAELVDKGVHAIGKKVVEEAAEVWMAAEYEGKEAAAEEISQLLYHVQVMMVARGISLDDVYAHL
- the hisG gene encoding ATP phosphoribosyltransferase, giving the protein MLRIAVPNKGSLSGPASAILHEAGYQQRKESKELVLVDPVNEVEFFYLRPRDIAIYVSTGRLDIGITGRDLLVDSGADAEEILPLGFARSTFRFAARPGTAESAEDLKGSVVATSYEGIVARHLAERGVDASVVHLDGAVETAIELGVAQVIADVVETGTSLRNAGLEVFGEPIMHSEAVVIRRTGAGAEDAAEPKVQQFLRRLQGVLVARAYVMMDYDCRAEHLERAVALTPGLESPTVSPLHNEGWVAVRAMVPAKDAQRIMDDLYALGARAILTTAIHACRL
- a CDS encoding PH domain-containing protein, with translation MSTEHGTPELPALPVVFRPAKTRAVLIVAAVALFVVVSAVALLLDSLSPAEKTSFVFTAALLAGILVLLARPRVRADEDGLTVVNITRVRRLAWAEIVRVNLRSGDAWVFLDLSDGTSMPALGIQPGNGRAAAVRDARVLRALVDRHSSELPSGG
- a CDS encoding AAA family ATPase, whose amino-acid sequence is MDFGTQGSRAPADLAWLRGVDAYTMGAYPQAEEEFREAVRLDPRMADGWLGLHALRIDTTTALLHMYEHRDRFGEQRARHRRTLNSWYWLGWWVQPVLESGRDLLLAHASHWLDGRHVPELDRALAGLTPVEADPQVRFLHACRAYLVKDWEQLVRHTDPLREDPLLGIEAGLFGGMARVRLEMFGHAEPLLSAALMRCRSEQPQRKELRYWLARAHEGTGRSAAALPLYRAVHRVDPAFMDTAARLAAITEGDGYADLADAVDLSTVAVAQNTEAPEQAEPVPGTEPGGRELRTEAVPDPVSLPVPPETAREKPASARPAGGWLPTGSADPVALEQALAELERMVGLEPVKRQVKALSAQLSMARLRAGQGLPVRPPKRHFVFSGPSGTGKTTVARILGRVFYALGLLGGDHLVEAQRSDLVGEYLGQTAVKANELIDSALGGVLFVDEAYSLSNGAYGRGDAYGDEALQVLLKRAEDNRDRLVVILAGYPEGMDQLLTANPGLGSRFTTRVDFPSYRPSELTAIGGVLAAENGDGWDEEALEELRSISGHVVEQGWIDELGNGRFLRTLYEKSCAYRDLRLTGFPRSPGREDLSTLRLPDLMQAYGEVLSGRGPRNPPPL